The following proteins come from a genomic window of Paenibacillus sp. CAA11:
- the mobA gene encoding molybdenum cofactor guanylyltransferase, translating to MDMEGLILAGGLSTRMGEDKAMLPFSGSPLIARLADELRKTVQKVTVAAGEGREAYRFLGLPQVLDAYPGAGPLAGLHAGLSACGTSWCLVSACDMPFVQASWLKKLADKALEAPPEVDAVLTLAGGRVHPLLGAYRKRVASSLREPLEAGKYKVMAWVDTLEVIHLQPEEQEESLAIYNMNHPREYHEAVRIWGQEEI from the coding sequence ATGGATATGGAGGGTCTGATCCTTGCCGGGGGCTTGTCGACCCGAATGGGCGAAGATAAGGCGATGCTCCCATTCTCCGGCAGTCCGCTGATCGCCCGCCTAGCGGATGAGCTGAGGAAGACAGTACAGAAAGTGACAGTCGCAGCCGGTGAAGGGCGAGAGGCATATCGGTTTCTCGGCCTCCCGCAGGTTCTGGATGCGTATCCTGGAGCCGGACCGCTGGCGGGACTCCATGCAGGGTTATCTGCTTGTGGAACGTCATGGTGTCTGGTCAGCGCCTGTGACATGCCCTTTGTTCAGGCTTCTTGGCTTAAGAAGCTGGCGGATAAGGCACTGGAGGCTCCTCCTGAGGTGGATGCGGTGCTTACGCTGGCTGGTGGGAGAGTTCACCCGCTGCTGGGCGCATACCGCAAGCGTGTAGCCTCCAGCCTCCGCGAACCGCTTGAAGCGGGCAAATACAAAGTCATGGCTTGGGTGGATACTCTGGAGGTCATCCATCTTCAGCCGGAAGAACAAGAAGAGAGCTTGGCCATCTATAACATGAATCATCCTAGGGAATACCACGAGGCCGTCCGCATATGGGGGCAAGAAGAGATTTAG
- a CDS encoding SDR family oxidoreductase has protein sequence MDMGLQGKKALVIASSRGLGKAIAGQLAAEGADVMLSSRSGDKLQEVQAELQQLGAGTIHYYPADITSKEEIDALVKHTGETFGKIDILVNNAGGPPSASFEELDDEAWQKAFELNLLSYVRLTRAVLPYMKGLGGRIVNLASISVKQPIPGLILSNTFRMGIVGLTKTLSRELAPYSILVNTIAPGKIETDRIAELNQSRAEKSGQSVESISEQEQSKIPLGRYGTPEEFARAALFLLSGANTYITGTTLVVDGGLIEAI, from the coding sequence ATGGATATGGGATTGCAAGGAAAAAAAGCGCTGGTTATTGCCTCAAGCCGCGGCTTGGGCAAAGCCATTGCCGGCCAGCTGGCAGCCGAAGGGGCAGATGTGATGCTGTCAAGCCGCAGCGGGGATAAGCTCCAAGAAGTACAGGCAGAGCTTCAGCAGCTGGGAGCCGGCACCATTCATTATTATCCGGCGGATATTACGAGCAAGGAAGAGATTGATGCTTTGGTGAAGCATACGGGGGAAACCTTCGGGAAGATTGACATTCTGGTGAACAATGCCGGCGGTCCGCCGTCCGCTTCCTTCGAGGAGCTGGATGATGAGGCCTGGCAGAAGGCCTTCGAGCTGAACCTGCTCAGCTACGTAAGATTAACCCGGGCGGTACTTCCTTATATGAAGGGGCTTGGCGGAAGGATTGTGAACCTTGCCAGCATTTCCGTGAAGCAGCCGATTCCAGGGCTTATTCTCTCAAACACCTTCCGGATGGGGATTGTAGGGCTCACGAAGACGCTGTCGCGGGAACTGGCGCCTTACAGCATTCTTGTCAACACGATTGCGCCAGGGAAGATTGAGACAGACCGGATTGCGGAGTTGAATCAGAGCCGGGCTGAGAAATCGGGGCAGTCCGTGGAGAGCATTTCGGAGCAGGAGCAGAGCAAAATTCCGCTTGGACGTTACGGCACACCTGAAGAGTTCGCACGTGCTGCTCTATTCCTCCTATCCGGCGCCAACACCTATATTACAGGTACGACACTTGTCGTTGACGGGGGTCTCATTGAAGCGATCTGA
- a CDS encoding HAD family hydrolase has product MSGTKAVFFDLDDTLYDHLIPFRDGVKEVFGARADGWDMEQLYRRLRFHSDSLWTQWTSGEISLEKMRELRMVLTFRELGIELDEKGAARIQEAYIGHQYQIYPHKGAVELISDLQHAGHVVGVITNGPEVHQWNKIRGLGLDRLIPKERIFISEAMGMGKPDAALFEHVNRVTGTTATGSWYIGDSWQNDVIGALGASWSVIWFNPRNASAESEHKPHYVSGDYAALREILL; this is encoded by the coding sequence ATGAGTGGAACCAAGGCTGTATTCTTTGATTTGGATGATACGCTGTATGATCACCTGATTCCATTTCGCGACGGAGTTAAAGAGGTGTTCGGCGCACGCGCGGACGGCTGGGATATGGAGCAGCTGTACCGGCGGCTGCGCTTCCACAGCGATAGTCTGTGGACACAGTGGACCAGCGGTGAGATTAGTCTGGAGAAGATGCGGGAGCTGCGGATGGTGCTTACGTTCCGGGAGCTCGGGATTGAGCTGGATGAGAAGGGAGCAGCACGCATACAGGAGGCCTATATCGGGCACCAGTATCAAATTTATCCCCATAAAGGTGCGGTGGAGCTAATCTCCGACCTGCAGCATGCCGGACATGTTGTCGGAGTCATTACGAATGGGCCGGAAGTCCATCAGTGGAATAAGATCCGCGGACTCGGGCTGGATCGCTTGATTCCTAAGGAGCGTATCTTCATTTCTGAGGCCATGGGGATGGGAAAGCCGGATGCAGCGCTTTTTGAACATGTCAACCGTGTGACGGGAACTACAGCAACGGGGAGCTGGTATATTGGCGACTCTTGGCAAAATGATGTTATCGGTGCGCTTGGAGCCAGCTGGAGCGTCATTTGGTTCAATCCTCGGAACGCTTCCGCAGAGAGCGAACATAAGCCGCATTATGTATCGGGGGATTATGCTGCTTTGCGGGAAATATTGCTGTAA
- a CDS encoding glutamine--tRNA ligase/YqeY domain fusion protein has protein sequence MTHASTPPNFIKNIITEDLKSGKVGKVITRFPPEPNGYLHIGHAKAIWINFTIADEFGGRTNLRFDDTNPLKEDVEYVNSIKEDVKWLGFEWEELHFASDYFEEMYKRALLLIRKGKAYVDDQSADEIRETRGTLTEPGQNSPYRDRSAEENEDLFKRMRAGEFKDGEKVLRAKIDMASPNINLRDPIIYRIAHATHHNTGDAWCIYPMYTFAHPLEDAIEGVTHSLCTIEFEDQRPFYDWVIAETEMESTPHQYEFGRLNLAQTVTSKRKLKMLVDQGIVDGWDDPRMPTISGLRRRGYTPEAIKNFVFEAGISKAQGIVDLKMLEHFIREDLKMKAPRTMAVLDPLKVVITNYPEGQVEMLEAENNSENEEMGTRQIPFSREIYIEREDFMENPPSKYFRLFPGNEVRLKHAYFIKCNEVIKDAEGNVTEIHCTYDPETKSGTGFTGRKVKGTIHWVEASQAVPAEFRLYEPLIADEEADEETLEEKTFLDQINPNSLRVVQGFVEPGLKEAKPEDKFQFFRHGYFNVDMKHSKPGAPVFNLIVSMKSSFQLPKNS, from the coding sequence GTGACGCATGCAAGCACGCCTCCCAATTTTATTAAGAACATTATTACGGAAGATTTGAAGAGCGGCAAGGTAGGCAAGGTGATTACCCGGTTTCCGCCGGAGCCCAACGGCTACCTACATATCGGACATGCCAAGGCGATCTGGATCAACTTTACGATTGCCGATGAATTCGGCGGCCGCACGAACCTTCGTTTTGACGACACTAACCCGCTGAAGGAAGATGTTGAGTATGTGAACTCCATCAAGGAGGATGTGAAATGGCTCGGCTTTGAGTGGGAAGAGCTTCATTTTGCCTCCGACTATTTTGAGGAGATGTATAAGCGTGCCCTGCTCTTGATTCGCAAGGGCAAGGCTTATGTGGACGATCAAAGCGCCGACGAGATCCGTGAGACACGCGGCACGCTGACCGAGCCTGGTCAGAATAGCCCTTACCGGGACCGCTCAGCCGAAGAGAACGAGGATCTGTTCAAACGGATGAGAGCCGGCGAATTCAAGGATGGCGAGAAGGTGCTGCGGGCCAAGATTGATATGGCTTCTCCGAACATCAATCTGCGGGACCCGATCATCTACCGGATCGCCCATGCTACACATCATAACACCGGAGATGCGTGGTGCATCTACCCGATGTACACCTTCGCTCATCCGCTGGAGGATGCGATCGAGGGGGTAACTCACTCTCTGTGTACAATCGAGTTTGAAGATCAACGCCCTTTCTATGATTGGGTTATTGCAGAGACTGAGATGGAGAGCACTCCGCATCAGTACGAGTTTGGACGCCTGAATCTGGCACAGACGGTAACTAGCAAACGGAAGCTGAAGATGCTGGTGGATCAAGGTATTGTGGACGGCTGGGATGATCCGCGTATGCCGACGATTTCCGGGCTTCGCCGCCGCGGATATACGCCTGAAGCGATCAAGAACTTCGTCTTCGAGGCCGGGATCTCCAAAGCGCAGGGCATCGTAGACCTGAAGATGCTGGAGCACTTCATTCGAGAGGATCTGAAGATGAAGGCGCCGCGGACGATGGCAGTGCTGGATCCGCTTAAGGTTGTCATTACGAACTATCCGGAAGGACAGGTCGAAATGCTGGAAGCAGAGAATAACAGTGAGAATGAAGAGATGGGCACTCGCCAAATCCCGTTCTCCAGGGAGATTTACATTGAGCGTGAAGACTTCATGGAGAATCCGCCAAGCAAGTACTTCCGCCTATTCCCTGGCAATGAGGTTCGCTTGAAGCATGCTTACTTCATTAAGTGCAATGAAGTGATCAAAGATGCGGAAGGCAATGTCACAGAAATTCACTGCACCTACGATCCGGAGACCAAGAGCGGCACCGGATTTACAGGCCGCAAGGTCAAGGGAACGATTCACTGGGTAGAGGCAAGCCAAGCGGTTCCGGCGGAGTTCCGCCTGTATGAGCCATTGATTGCTGATGAGGAAGCAGACGAGGAAACGCTGGAAGAGAAGACCTTCCTTGACCAGATTAATCCCAATTCTCTGCGTGTCGTGCAAGGCTTTGTCGAGCCAGGACTGAAAGAGGCTAAACCGGAGGACAAGTTCCAATTCTTCCGCCATGGGTATTTCAATGTCGACATGAAGCATTCCAAGCCAGGGGCACCTGTGTTTAACCTGATTGTGTCCATGAAGAGCTCTTTCCAGCTGCCTAAGAACTCTTAA
- a CDS encoding metallophosphoesterase family protein, protein MAGLRIGVVSDTHMPRMAAALPPKLVEAFRNVDLILHLGDWVSLEVYEQLLKLAPVEGIAGNNDGEEIISRFGMKKVLEVEGVKLGLVHGHEPFGRMSTPDKAFQAFASEAVQAVLFGHSHQPYLERREGILLFNPGSPTDKRREAHYSVGLLRIEGGQIEAEHIFFAGGFR, encoded by the coding sequence ATGGCAGGCTTGCGTATCGGTGTAGTATCCGACACACATATGCCCCGTATGGCAGCGGCTCTTCCGCCCAAGCTGGTGGAGGCCTTTCGGAATGTGGATCTCATCCTGCATCTGGGCGATTGGGTTTCGCTGGAGGTCTATGAGCAGCTGCTCAAGCTGGCCCCCGTTGAGGGCATTGCGGGAAATAATGACGGGGAAGAGATCATCAGCCGCTTTGGCATGAAGAAGGTGCTTGAGGTAGAAGGCGTCAAGCTTGGCTTAGTCCACGGCCATGAGCCGTTTGGGAGGATGAGCACGCCAGACAAGGCTTTTCAGGCTTTTGCCAGCGAGGCTGTTCAGGCTGTACTGTTCGGGCATTCTCACCAGCCCTATCTGGAGCGAAGAGAAGGCATTCTGCTGTTCAATCCGGGCTCACCGACGGATAAGCGGCGGGAAGCTCATTATTCGGTGGGTCTGCTTCGGATTGAGGGTGGACAAATCGAGGCGGAGCATATCTTTTTTGCAGGGGGATTTAGATAG
- a CDS encoding efflux RND transporter permease subunit produces the protein MKGIINFSLRNKFAVWLLTIIVVVAGLYSGLTMKQETIPNISIPFLNVTAVYPGAAPEGVEKDITIPLEQKLRNVDGVKTITSSSMENAASITVEYDYGTDLDNASAALREALNDVKLPDDAQKPTITRFSLSSMPVVSLSLSSSKAKDLEELTRIAENDIQPVLEDLDGVASVQVAGQYVREVQLKFDQAKLAKYGLTEDTVKGIVQGSAVRVPLGLFEMDKSQKAVVVDGHITTVDELNNVEIPVTAAAGASGGQSQSSAATGGTSPTAGSGQMPSGSGIPTVKLSDLAKIEVVGKAESISRTNGQESIGIQIVKSNDANTVEVVNAVKDAADKLKEQYPDVSMTVLLDQGKPIEDSVNTMLEKALFGALFAVLIILIFLRNVRSTIISIISIPLSLLIAILALRQMDITLNMMTLGAMTVAIGRVVDDSIVVIENIYRRLSLSGEKLKGRQLIMEATREMFVPIMSSTIVTIAVFLPLAFVSGMVGELFTPFALTMVFSLLASLLVAITLVPALAHSLFRKGLKEKHKHNHDEKPGRLAKGYQQVLNWSLSHKLITFLLAVVLLLGSVFGITPFIGSSFLPDQEDKYVMITYSPEAGDRLEDVEKRALTVEKFLLEQPGVENMQYSVGGSNPMSTGPSKSALFYVQYKSDTKNFEDVKADLLEELQKKVPTGKWGDMSAAMSGMGGSKLTINVFGDNLEQIKPFSDEILKLVQQDKANFEKAETNLSEAYEQYTLVADQQKLSKLGLTAGQLAMVLSPVRERPVLTEVQIDGKNYNVYIDVDSKTYSSIQEIENTKVTSPLGIQVAIKDVAKVEKGNSPDTVTRMDGKTVVEITADILSSDVSGASSALQKKVDELKKPDGVTVKFGGVTKQINDTFTQLGLAMAAAVAIVYFVLVVTFGGGLAPFAILFSLPFIVIGALVALFLAGETLNVSSLMGALMLIGIVVTNAIVLIDRVIHKEREGLSTREALLEAGATRLRPILMTALATIGALLPLVFGWENSAGIISRGLGVTVIGGLISSTLLTLVIVPVVYEFLMKFRRRRNAEE, from the coding sequence ATGAAAGGAATTATCAATTTCTCCTTACGCAACAAGTTCGCTGTCTGGCTGCTGACCATCATCGTAGTGGTCGCTGGACTTTACAGCGGCTTAACGATGAAGCAGGAGACCATCCCGAATATCAGCATCCCCTTCCTGAACGTTACCGCCGTCTATCCAGGCGCGGCTCCAGAAGGTGTGGAGAAGGACATTACGATCCCGCTGGAGCAGAAGCTTCGGAATGTGGACGGAGTGAAGACCATTACTTCAAGCTCTATGGAGAATGCAGCCAGCATCACCGTGGAGTACGATTATGGAACAGATCTGGATAATGCTTCGGCTGCGCTGCGCGAGGCGCTGAATGACGTGAAGCTTCCGGACGATGCTCAGAAGCCGACCATCACCCGTTTCAGCCTAAGCTCCATGCCGGTCGTTTCTCTCAGCTTGTCCAGCAGCAAAGCTAAAGACTTGGAGGAACTGACGCGCATTGCCGAGAACGATATCCAACCCGTGCTGGAAGACCTGGACGGCGTAGCCTCTGTGCAGGTTGCCGGACAATATGTTCGTGAGGTACAGCTCAAGTTCGACCAGGCAAAGCTCGCTAAGTATGGTCTGACTGAGGACACCGTAAAGGGAATCGTCCAAGGATCGGCAGTCCGGGTACCGCTTGGATTGTTCGAGATGGACAAATCCCAAAAGGCTGTCGTGGTAGACGGCCATATTACTACGGTGGATGAATTAAACAATGTAGAGATTCCCGTAACGGCTGCCGCCGGCGCATCTGGGGGACAGAGCCAGAGCTCCGCCGCAACTGGCGGAACCTCCCCGACTGCTGGAAGCGGACAAATGCCGTCAGGCAGCGGTATCCCTACCGTCAAACTGAGCGATCTTGCGAAGATTGAGGTTGTCGGTAAGGCCGAGTCCATTTCCCGGACTAACGGGCAGGAATCCATCGGGATTCAAATTGTGAAATCGAATGATGCGAACACCGTTGAAGTGGTCAACGCCGTCAAGGATGCCGCCGATAAGCTCAAGGAACAGTATCCAGATGTAAGCATGACGGTTCTGCTTGACCAGGGTAAGCCGATCGAGGATTCGGTCAACACCATGCTCGAAAAAGCGCTGTTCGGCGCATTGTTCGCTGTGCTGATCATCTTGATCTTCCTGCGCAACGTCCGCTCGACGATCATTTCCATTATCTCTATCCCGCTGTCGCTGTTGATTGCCATTCTGGCACTGCGACAAATGGATATTACATTGAATATGATGACGCTTGGCGCGATGACCGTGGCCATCGGCCGGGTTGTCGACGACTCTATCGTCGTCATCGAGAATATTTACCGCCGTCTGTCCCTGTCCGGCGAGAAGCTGAAAGGCCGCCAGCTGATCATGGAAGCGACCCGAGAGATGTTCGTTCCGATCATGTCCTCGACCATTGTCACCATCGCCGTTTTCCTGCCATTGGCCTTCGTAAGCGGCATGGTTGGCGAACTGTTCACGCCGTTTGCCCTGACCATGGTCTTCTCGCTGCTCGCCTCGCTCCTCGTGGCTATCACGCTGGTGCCGGCACTTGCCCATTCCCTATTCCGCAAGGGGCTTAAGGAGAAGCACAAGCATAATCATGACGAGAAGCCGGGACGGCTGGCTAAGGGCTATCAGCAGGTGTTGAACTGGTCCCTGTCCCACAAGCTGATTACATTCCTGCTTGCGGTCGTTCTACTTCTAGGCAGCGTATTCGGCATTACTCCGTTTATTGGTTCAAGCTTCCTTCCAGACCAGGAAGATAAGTATGTGATGATCACCTACTCTCCTGAGGCCGGAGACCGGCTTGAAGATGTCGAGAAGCGTGCGCTTACTGTAGAGAAATTTCTGCTAGAGCAGCCAGGTGTGGAGAATATGCAGTACTCAGTGGGCGGAAGCAATCCGATGAGTACCGGCCCTTCCAAATCCGCCCTGTTCTATGTACAGTACAAGAGCGATACCAAGAATTTTGAAGATGTAAAGGCTGATCTGCTTGAGGAGCTGCAGAAGAAAGTCCCTACAGGTAAATGGGGCGACATGTCTGCCGCAATGAGCGGTATGGGCGGCAGCAAGCTGACGATCAACGTGTTCGGCGACAATCTGGAACAGATCAAGCCGTTCTCGGATGAAATTCTGAAGCTCGTTCAACAGGATAAAGCCAACTTCGAGAAGGCTGAGACCAATCTTTCTGAAGCATACGAACAGTACACCCTGGTAGCCGACCAGCAGAAGCTCAGCAAGCTCGGGCTTACCGCAGGCCAGCTGGCCATGGTACTGAGCCCTGTACGCGAGCGCCCAGTACTGACCGAAGTTCAAATTGATGGTAAGAATTATAATGTATATATCGATGTAGACAGCAAGACTTATAGCAGCATTCAAGAAATTGAGAACACCAAAGTCACTTCGCCTCTCGGCATCCAGGTTGCAATCAAGGATGTGGCGAAGGTGGAGAAGGGAAACTCTCCGGACACCGTTACTCGAATGGACGGGAAGACGGTTGTGGAGATCACGGCCGATATTCTTAGCAGCGACGTCAGCGGTGCCTCCAGTGCGCTGCAGAAGAAGGTTGATGAACTGAAAAAGCCGGACGGTGTAACCGTCAAGTTCGGCGGCGTAACCAAGCAGATTAATGACACGTTCACTCAGCTTGGTCTGGCTATGGCCGCAGCCGTTGCCATCGTATATTTCGTACTCGTCGTTACCTTCGGCGGAGGACTGGCACCATTCGCCATTCTGTTCTCACTGCCGTTCATCGTGATCGGCGCTCTGGTTGCCTTGTTCCTGGCTGGTGAGACGCTGAATGTCTCCTCGCTGATGGGGGCCCTGATGCTGATCGGTATCGTCGTGACCAATGCGATCGTTCTGATCGACCGCGTTATCCATAAGGAACGCGAAGGTCTCTCCACTCGCGAAGCCCTGCTGGAAGCAGGAGCAACGCGTCTGCGTCCAATTCTGATGACCGCGCTTGCGACCATCGGTGCTCTCCTTCCGCTTGTCTTTGGCTGGGAGAACAGCGCAGGCATTATCTCCCGGGGACTGGGGGTTACGGTTATTGGCGGCCTGATCAGCTCTACGCTGCTCACCCTGGTTATCGTACCTGTCGTATATGAGTTCCTGATGAAATTCCGGCGTCGCCGGAACGCAGAGGAATAG
- a CDS encoding MFS transporter yields the protein MALELLHFFINGTMVIFAAFFQLYLQDIGMDTVEIGWLLAAGPLISLLAHPFWKYWTDRKQSAKPVLLLMLAGLLVSSYLLFSVSTYRMLYWFLILFYFFQVSLLAQNNTFTLDYTSAKGQGFRKFRIWGSIGWAVTALAAGPLIDLTQPCGLSALLIPLILLALGACALIPAQRREVGTPWLHARELIAVVRNKYFMTFLLLGLLVAIPNTMNGMFMPIFMLDLGGSKLYVGLAVFLSTIFEAAVFVLLRRFLRRKLTHLLACLTLVSLLFALRWYLMSIATEPLQIILIQLLHSVTFGGFFYVGSQLTGLFLPRPYRSSGQAVYALFWSGLSGVFAGLLGGWLFLNFGGITLYKICLMFTLCGLIGFGVMWYHLHRHGYSPLRSYEN from the coding sequence ATGGCCTTGGAGCTGCTGCATTTCTTCATTAATGGCACCATGGTTATTTTCGCAGCATTTTTTCAATTGTACCTGCAGGATATCGGAATGGACACGGTGGAGATCGGCTGGCTGCTCGCCGCCGGACCTCTAATCTCACTGCTCGCCCATCCCTTTTGGAAATACTGGACAGACCGCAAGCAGAGCGCCAAGCCGGTGCTATTGCTAATGCTTGCTGGGCTGCTTGTATCCAGCTATCTCTTATTCTCGGTAAGCACCTACCGGATGCTCTACTGGTTCTTGATCCTGTTCTACTTCTTTCAGGTATCACTGCTCGCTCAGAACAATACGTTTACACTTGACTATACGTCTGCTAAAGGACAGGGGTTTCGCAAATTTCGGATCTGGGGCTCGATCGGCTGGGCGGTAACCGCTCTAGCGGCCGGACCTTTGATAGACTTAACCCAGCCTTGCGGCTTATCTGCCCTGCTTATCCCTCTGATCCTTCTGGCCCTTGGCGCTTGCGCCCTGATCCCTGCCCAGCGAAGAGAAGTCGGGACCCCCTGGCTGCATGCCAGGGAGCTTATTGCCGTAGTACGCAACAAGTACTTTATGACATTCCTGCTGCTGGGCCTGCTTGTGGCCATACCGAACACAATGAATGGCATGTTCATGCCCATCTTTATGCTCGATTTGGGAGGCTCCAAGCTGTATGTTGGACTGGCTGTCTTCTTGTCAACGATTTTTGAAGCGGCTGTGTTCGTCCTGCTGCGGCGTTTTCTTAGACGCAAGCTCACACATCTGCTGGCATGTCTAACCTTGGTCAGCCTGCTGTTCGCTCTGCGCTGGTATCTGATGTCTATCGCAACCGAGCCCCTGCAGATCATCTTGATTCAGCTCCTGCACTCTGTGACCTTCGGCGGATTTTTCTATGTAGGCTCACAGCTGACCGGCTTGTTCCTGCCCCGGCCTTATCGCTCCTCCGGTCAAGCGGTATACGCCTTGTTCTGGAGCGGACTATCCGGCGTTTTTGCAGGACTGCTCGGCGGTTGGCTGTTCCTGAACTTCGGGGGCATCACCTTGTACAAAATCTGCCTCATGTTCACCCTATGCGGTCTCATCGGCTTTGGCGTCATGTGGTACCATCTGCATCGCCATGGTTATTCACCGCTCCGCTCCTACGAGAACTAA
- a CDS encoding GNAT family N-acetyltransferase, translated as MKDEIWVRLSAMKDAGALMEIDALVWTEMTTPAKIHWRSREQFLQSCPPGSQLVAGIGEAICGYVGFGAPTGLPSNAHVYDINIAVHPDHQHKGIGRRLIEEIKYLAKLEGKRKLSLRVLETNGPAIAFYKSCGFVEQGRLVEEFYIGGRYVDDILMWCPVETGGDRS; from the coding sequence ATGAAGGACGAAATCTGGGTTCGGCTATCCGCGATGAAGGATGCAGGGGCACTCATGGAGATCGATGCTTTGGTATGGACGGAGATGACGACTCCGGCTAAGATCCACTGGCGCTCCAGGGAGCAATTTCTGCAAAGCTGTCCCCCAGGCAGTCAGCTGGTAGCCGGAATCGGAGAAGCGATATGCGGTTACGTCGGATTTGGTGCTCCGACAGGACTGCCGAGCAATGCTCATGTGTATGATATTAATATTGCTGTGCATCCGGATCATCAGCATAAGGGGATCGGGCGGAGGCTGATTGAGGAGATCAAATATCTCGCCAAGCTTGAAGGGAAGCGGAAGCTCTCCTTAAGAGTGCTGGAGACGAATGGCCCGGCGATCGCCTTCTACAAAAGCTGTGGATTTGTGGAGCAAGGGAGACTGGTAGAGGAGTTTTATATAGGCGGGCGCTATGTGGATGATATTCTCATGTGGTGTCCTGTGGAGACAGGAGGGGACAGAAGTTGA
- a CDS encoding TorD/DmsD family molecular chaperone produces MSIPTVLFQNEADEKLSRWMEDRGWVYQLLVDFLVRPPRLSLIARYRSYADRKGLIPSSSGGQQLAAYFEGLEKEELQAACTREQQEYQRLFVGSDPKLPLSEALVRERAEGIDAFRIRADISEFYSGCAISFNKLNGERDDHIALELEFMAVMADRTLCAEGLPESRLRHIELQAAFMESHLMKWAVKFADELYAATNSPMYRGLAMLLKEFLERDQAMLLKWQALYK; encoded by the coding sequence ATGAGTATACCAACTGTACTATTTCAGAATGAAGCTGACGAGAAGCTGTCCCGCTGGATGGAAGATAGGGGATGGGTATATCAGCTGTTAGTAGACTTTCTGGTCAGACCGCCGCGGCTGTCTCTTATCGCCCGGTACCGCAGTTATGCAGACCGGAAGGGACTGATTCCTTCGAGCAGCGGCGGACAGCAGCTGGCCGCTTATTTCGAAGGGCTGGAGAAGGAAGAGCTTCAAGCTGCATGCACCCGGGAACAACAGGAATATCAGCGCCTGTTCGTAGGATCTGATCCTAAGCTGCCGCTGAGTGAAGCGCTCGTTCGCGAAAGAGCTGAGGGGATCGATGCATTTCGGATTAGGGCGGATATCTCCGAGTTTTACAGCGGTTGTGCAATTTCCTTTAACAAATTAAATGGGGAACGCGATGATCATATCGCACTTGAATTGGAATTTATGGCGGTGATGGCTGATCGAACCTTGTGTGCCGAAGGTTTGCCGGAGTCTCGGCTTCGTCACATCGAGCTGCAGGCGGCTTTTATGGAGAGTCATCTCATGAAATGGGCCGTTAAATTCGCGGATGAGCTGTATGCCGCTACAAATAGCCCGATGTATCGCGGTCTTGCCATGCTTCTCAAGGAGTTTCTGGAACGGGATCAGGCCATGCTGCTGAAGTGGCAGGCCCTGTATAAATAG